CTGTCATCATGAACAACTGATCAAAAAACAAACCAATAACTGCTGGTTTAACAAAGTTACTTTCAGAATCATTCTTACCTGTTGAGTCTTAGAGCTACATTCGATATAATATGCAGCGCCCATTTGTTTACGTAGCTCTTCTCCCTAATCACATTGTTaaacaaagtttataatttgAATACTAATCATAGATCAAAAGTTGGCTGGGCAAGAGATATACCTGCGCAGTGGTCACAGGCACTAGTCCTGGATGATCAGCCAAGTAACGTTTATCCTCACGAAGATCTAGAGAAATAATCAATCATAAGGTAttattagaggtggcaaaatgggcgggtcagATTGGTTAGGTAATGGGTGAATATGGGTTCGTGTCAAAACTGAATATTCTCCACACTATCTAAAAGCAACATACCAAGTTTGGTTCCAGCCAGAACAACTGGGACTCCAGGAGCAAAATGCTGAAGTTCAGGGATCCACTGCTTGAATATAAGACTATCAGAAATCACTTAATATGGACCAACATAAGTATATCGAAGTAATGGAACTCAAAAGCATGAGTGTTTTAAATACCTTCTTAAGTATGTTCTCATAGCTCGCTCGACTGACCAATGAAAATGCCAGAACGAATACATCAGCTCCTCGGTAACTCAAGGGTCGTAACCGGTTGTAATCTTCTTGTCCTGATGAGTTGATGAACAATGACCCAaattagaaataatttttttggatACGGTTTTGTTGTGTCTTTCTTAAAATGGATATGATCTGTGGATTGTGATTGTGGAGAAAATCTTACCAGCAGTGTCCCAGAGGCCCAAGTTGACAGTGGTGCCTTCAACTACCACATTTGCACTAAAGTTATCAAATACAGTTGGCACATAGTCCTGGTCAAGGTCAAATTATTAGAACTACACCTTTAAAAACATGCAAAtcaatgtattttttaaatgaaacatcCATAACAGCAGCTCTGTATATGATTATCATTTTGCATATTTGTTCTTCATTTGTAGCCAggcaattttattttaaagaactTGTAAGACAAGCACGCAGAAAAgcaacaaaatgttttttttttcctggtaTTTTGATTGTTTAACAAGCAACAATAATGATTTTGAACCACTGAGTTACTGTTCTGTTTCTTAACTATCACACTCTTGAGAAAAAAGCAAAAATGAGACAGCAGTCAgcggcatatatatatatatatatataatggaaaaAACACGGCATATACTtcatgataataaaaaaaagtagacTGTTAGTTTCTTCTTTTACAAAGAACTTTGGCGGTGATTTGGATGTGTCGTGAACATGGTTAACACGTTGAAGTAGTAATGATAGCGTTCAACACATCATGTTTAggttttcattttctaggacCACAATAAGTGGTTGGAACAAAATGTGAAACTAACAATTTGACAAAATTAGATTCTTGGGCATGGCAATAACACCTTCTAACACATCAAATCCAAACACCCATTGGTTTTTTGGATAAGAATTGATACCCAGGATTAAAAAATGATATGAATTGCTAATGGTTCTAAACCGGACTAATGACTCAAAACACATCGAATTTCGATCATTCAGGACTAGACCCATAAAAGAAGTGCTCACAAAATACATATCCCACTGGTTTCAAGAGGAGTGTGTGTGAAATAAACTGACAGTGTGGAATACAAGATTACTAGAAGTCCAACTAGTTTAATCAGTTAAGATTAAGTTGCCATAGGCAGGCTAGACCATTAATCTTGGTTAAAATCTTGAAATAATTACAGAACAGTAAGAAATAGTGGCAAAAGTCCACTTTTTTTTCTAGTTATTTATGAAAAGGGAAAGAA
The Erigeron canadensis isolate Cc75 chromosome 2, C_canadensis_v1, whole genome shotgun sequence DNA segment above includes these coding regions:
- the LOC122586890 gene encoding rac-like GTP-binding protein 3 isoform X1; translated protein: MASSASRFIKCVTVGDGAVGKTCMLICYTSNKFPTDYVPTVFDNFSANVVVEGTTVNLGLWDTAGQEDYNRLRPLSYRGADVFVLAFSLVSRASYENILKKQWIPELQHFAPGVPVVLAGTKLDLREDKRYLADHPGLVPVTTAQGEELRKQMGAAYYIECSSKTQQNVKAVFDAAIKVVIKPQQAPKEKKKPRPGCFVNMFCTRKLACLG
- the LOC122586890 gene encoding rac-like GTP-binding protein 3 isoform X2 produces the protein MASSASRFIKCVTVGDGAVGKTCMLICYTSNKFPTDYVPTVFDNFSANVVVEGTTVNLGLWDTAGQEDYNRLRPLSYRGADVFVLAFSLVSRASYENILKKWIPELQHFAPGVPVVLAGTKLDLREDKRYLADHPGLVPVTTAQGEELRKQMGAAYYIECSSKTQQNVKAVFDAAIKVVIKPQQAPKEKKKPRPGCFVNMFCTRKLACLG